Proteins encoded by one window of Cervus canadensis isolate Bull #8, Minnesota chromosome 18, ASM1932006v1, whole genome shotgun sequence:
- the NOD2 gene encoding nucleotide-binding oligomerization domain-containing protein 2 isoform X4 codes for MCAQDAFQTQRSQLVESLVSGSLEGFESILDQLLSREVLSWEDYEGLSLVGQPISHLARRLLDTVWNKGAWGCEQLTAAVREAQADSQPPELPSSWDPRSPHPARDLQSHRPAIVRRLYGHVEGVLGLAQQRGFINQYETDEIRRPIFTSTQRARRLLDLATVKANGLAAFLLQCIQELPAPLALPFEDAACKKYMSKLRTVISAQSRFLSTYDGAETLCLEEVYTENVLEIQTEVGVAGPSQQSPTTLGLEELFSTRDHFNKEADTVLVVGEAGSGKSTLLQQLHLLWALGRAFQEFLFVFPFSCRQLQCLEKPLCVRTLLFEHCCWPDLGPQDVFQVLLDHPERILLTFDGFDEFRFRFTDRERHCCPTAPTSVQSLLFNLLQGNLLKNARKVLTSRPGAVSASLRKHVRIELSLKGFSEEGIELYLRKRHREPGVADRLLCLLRATSALHGLCHLPVFSWMVSKCHEELLLQGQGSPKTTTDMYLLILGHFLLHASPQPLATHGLGSSLIQGRLPTLLHLGRLALWGLGTCCYVFSAKQLQAAHVDSEDLSLGFLVRAKGVVAGSTAPLEFLHITFQCFFAAFYLALSADTPPSSLRHLFQGHRPGSSPLARVLPKLFLRGSRCKEGSVAALLQGAESHNLQITGAFLVGLLSQEHRSLLAECQASETALLRRRDCVQRCLTRSLREHFRSIPPSVPGEAKSMHALPGFLWLIRSLYEMQEERLAREAARRLNVGHLKLTFCSVGPAECAALAFVLRHLRRPVALQLDHNSVGDIGVEQLLPCLGVCKALYLRDNNISDRGICKLVEHALHCEQLQKLALFNNKLTDGCAHSMARLLACKQNFLALRQILYQLSYQGSPVTIKQVNIHRKLAQYPRT; via the exons ATGTGCGCACAGGATGCTTTTCAGACACAGAGAAGCCAACTGGTGGAGTCGCTGGTCTCGGGGTCCCTGGAGGGCTTTGAGAGCATTCTGGACCAGCTGCTTTCCCGGGAAGTCCTCTCCTGGGAGGACTACGAGGGGCTCAGCCTCGTGGGCCAGCCCATCTCCCACTTGGCCAGGCGCCTCCTCGACACTGTCTGGAATAAGGGTGCTTGGGGCTGTGAGCAACTGACTGCAGCTGTGCGGGAGGCCCAGGCTGACAGCCAGCCCCCCGAGCTTCCCAGCTCCTGGGACCCCCGCTCACCCCACCCAGCCCGTGACCTGCAGAGTCACCGACCGGCCATCGTCAGGAGACTCTACGGCCACGTGGAGGGTGTGCTGGGCCTGGCACAGCAGCGGGGTTTCATCAACCAGTACGAAACTGATGAAATCAGGCGGCCCATCTTCACGTCAACCCAGCGG GCAAGAAGGCTCCTTGATCTCGCCACAGTGAAGGCGAATGGGTTGGCTGCCTTTCTTCTACAGTGTATTCAGGAATTACCGGCCCCATTGGCCCTGCCTTTTGAAG ATGCCGCCTGTAAGAAGTACATGTCCAAGCTGAGGACCGTTATATCAGCTCAGTCTCGCTTCCTGAGCACCTATGATGGAGCCGAGACTCTTTGCTTGGAAGAAGTGTATACAGAGAATGTTCTGGAAATCCAGACGGAGGTGGGCGTGGCTGGACCTTCGCAGCAGAGCCCTACCACCCTAGGCCTGGAGGAGCTCTTCAGCACGCGTGACCATTTCAACAAAGAGGCGGACACTGTGCTGGTGGTGGGCGAGGCGGGCAGCGGCAAGAGCACGCTCTTGCAACAGCTGCACCTGCTCTGGGCTTTGGGGCGGGCCTTCCAGGaatttctctttgtcttcccGTTCAGCTGCCGGCAGCTGCAGTGCCTGGAGAAACCGCTGTGCGTGCGGACGCTGCTTTTCGAACACTGCTGTTGGCCCGACCTTGGCCCCCAGGACGTCTTCCAGGTGCTCCTTGACCACCCTGAACGCATCCTCTTAACCTTCGACGGCTTTGATGAGTTCAGGTTCAGGTTCACGGATCGGGAGCGTCACTGCTGTCCGACCGCCCCCACGTCAGTCCAAAGTCTGCTCTTCAACCTTCTGCAGGGCAACCTGCTAAAGAACGCCCGCAAGGTGTTGACCAGCCGTCCAGGCGCGGTATCCGCGAGCCTCCGAAAGCACGTGCGCATCGAACTCAGCCTCAAGGGCTTCTCGGAAGAGGGCATCGAACTGTACCTGAGGAAGCGGCATCGCGAGCCTGGGGTGGCCGACCGCCTCCTCTGCCTGCTCAGAGCCACCTCGGCCCTGCACGGTCTGTGCCACCTGCCCGTCTTCTCCTGGATGGTGTCCAAATGCCATGAGGAACTGTTGCTGCAGGGCCAGGGGTCCCCAAAGACCACCACGGATATGTACCTGCTGATCCTGGGGCACTTTCTGCTGCACGCCTCCCCACAACCCTTAGCCACCCATGGTCTGGGATCCAGCCTGATTCAGGGCAGGCTCCCCACGCTCCTGCACCTCGGCCGCCTGGCTCTCTGGGGCCTGGGCACGTGCTGCTATGTGTTCTCAGCCAAACAACTGCAGGCGGCACACGTCGACAGTGAGGACCTTTCTCTTGGCTTCCTGGTGCGCGCCAAGGGGGTTGTAGCCGGGAGTACGGCCCCCCTGGAATTCCTGCATATCACCTTCCAGTGCTTTTTTGCTGCATTCTACCTCGCCCTCAGTGCAGACACCCCGCCATCCTCGCTCAGACATCTCTTCCAAGGTCACAGGCCTGGAAGTTCGCCGCTGGCCAGGGTGCTGCCCAAATTATTCCTGCGGGGCTCGCGATGCAAAGAGGGCAGTGTGGCCGCTTTGCTGCAGGGGGCCGAGTCACACAACCTCCAGATCACAGGGGCCTTCCTGGTGGGGCTGTTGTCCCAGGAGCACCGGAGCTTGCTGGCCGAGTGCCAGGCCTCTGAGACGGCCCTGCTCCGGCGCCGGGACTGTGTCCAGAGGTGTCTGACCCGCAGCCTCCGCGAGCACTTCCgctccatcccaccctctgtgCCTGGTGAGGCCAAGAGCATGCACGCCCTGCCCGGCTTCCTCTGGCTCATCCGGAGCCTGTACGAGATGCAGGAGGAGCGGCTGGCACGGGAGGCTGCGCGCAGGTTGAACGTTGGGCACCTCAAGCTGACCTTCTGCAGTGTGGGCCCGGCCGAGTGTGCCGCCCTGGCCTTCGTGCTGCGCCACCTCCGGCGGCCTGTGGCCCTGCAGCTGGACCACAACTCTGTGGGCGACATCGGCGTGGAGCAGCTGCTGCCTTGCCTGGGCGTCTGCAAAGCTCTTTA CTTGCGAGATAACAACATCTCAGACCGAGGCATCTGCAAGCTGGTTGAACATGCTCTTCACTGTGAGCAGCTGCAGAAGTTAGC TCTGTTCAACAACAAATTGACCGACGGCTGTGCACACTCCATGGCCAGGCTCCTTGCGTGCAAGCAGAACTTCTTGGCTTTGAG gcagattctttaccagctgagctaccagggaagccctgtgacgATTAAGCAAGTTAATATACATAGAAAGCTGGCACAGTATCCCAGAACTTAG
- the NOD2 gene encoding nucleotide-binding oligomerization domain-containing protein 2 isoform X3, translating to MCAQDAFQTQRSQLVESLVSGSLEGFESILDQLLSREVLSWEDYEGLSLVGQPISHLARRLLDTVWNKGAWGCEQLTAAVREAQADSQPPELPSSWDPRSPHPARDLQSHRPAIVRRLYGHVEGVLGLAQQRGFINQYETDEIRRPIFTSTQRARRLLDLATVKANGLAAFLLQCIQELPAPLALPFEDAACKKYMSKLRTVISAQSRFLSTYDGAETLCLEEVYTENVLEIQTEVGVAGPSQQSPTTLGLEELFSTRDHFNKEADTVLVVGEAGSGKSTLLQQLHLLWALGRAFQEFLFVFPFSCRQLQCLEKPLCVRTLLFEHCCWPDLGPQDVFQVLLDHPERILLTFDGFDEFRFRFTDRERHCCPTAPTSVQSLLFNLLQGNLLKNARKVLTSRPGAVSASLRKHVRIELSLKGFSEEGIELYLRKRHREPGVADRLLCLLRATSALHGLCHLPVFSWMVSKCHEELLLQGQGSPKTTTDMYLLILGHFLLHASPQPLATHGLGSSLIQGRLPTLLHLGRLALWGLGTCCYVFSAKQLQAAHVDSEDLSLGFLVRAKGVVAGSTAPLEFLHITFQCFFAAFYLALSADTPPSSLRHLFQGHRPGSSPLARVLPKLFLRGSRCKEGSVAALLQGAESHNLQITGAFLVGLLSQEHRSLLAECQASETALLRRRDCVQRCLTRSLREHFRSIPPSVPGEAKSMHALPGFLWLIRSLYEMQEERLAREAARRLNVGHLKLTFCSVGPAECAALAFVLRHLRRPVALQLDHNSVGDIGVEQLLPCLGVCKALYLRDNNISDRGICKLVEHALHCEQLQKLALFNNKLTDGCAHSMARLLACKQNFLALRRRGSRPSVGKDSWSRLWLSTPEFLPGKFRGQRSLLQSVGSQRVGQD from the exons ATGTGCGCACAGGATGCTTTTCAGACACAGAGAAGCCAACTGGTGGAGTCGCTGGTCTCGGGGTCCCTGGAGGGCTTTGAGAGCATTCTGGACCAGCTGCTTTCCCGGGAAGTCCTCTCCTGGGAGGACTACGAGGGGCTCAGCCTCGTGGGCCAGCCCATCTCCCACTTGGCCAGGCGCCTCCTCGACACTGTCTGGAATAAGGGTGCTTGGGGCTGTGAGCAACTGACTGCAGCTGTGCGGGAGGCCCAGGCTGACAGCCAGCCCCCCGAGCTTCCCAGCTCCTGGGACCCCCGCTCACCCCACCCAGCCCGTGACCTGCAGAGTCACCGACCGGCCATCGTCAGGAGACTCTACGGCCACGTGGAGGGTGTGCTGGGCCTGGCACAGCAGCGGGGTTTCATCAACCAGTACGAAACTGATGAAATCAGGCGGCCCATCTTCACGTCAACCCAGCGG GCAAGAAGGCTCCTTGATCTCGCCACAGTGAAGGCGAATGGGTTGGCTGCCTTTCTTCTACAGTGTATTCAGGAATTACCGGCCCCATTGGCCCTGCCTTTTGAAG ATGCCGCCTGTAAGAAGTACATGTCCAAGCTGAGGACCGTTATATCAGCTCAGTCTCGCTTCCTGAGCACCTATGATGGAGCCGAGACTCTTTGCTTGGAAGAAGTGTATACAGAGAATGTTCTGGAAATCCAGACGGAGGTGGGCGTGGCTGGACCTTCGCAGCAGAGCCCTACCACCCTAGGCCTGGAGGAGCTCTTCAGCACGCGTGACCATTTCAACAAAGAGGCGGACACTGTGCTGGTGGTGGGCGAGGCGGGCAGCGGCAAGAGCACGCTCTTGCAACAGCTGCACCTGCTCTGGGCTTTGGGGCGGGCCTTCCAGGaatttctctttgtcttcccGTTCAGCTGCCGGCAGCTGCAGTGCCTGGAGAAACCGCTGTGCGTGCGGACGCTGCTTTTCGAACACTGCTGTTGGCCCGACCTTGGCCCCCAGGACGTCTTCCAGGTGCTCCTTGACCACCCTGAACGCATCCTCTTAACCTTCGACGGCTTTGATGAGTTCAGGTTCAGGTTCACGGATCGGGAGCGTCACTGCTGTCCGACCGCCCCCACGTCAGTCCAAAGTCTGCTCTTCAACCTTCTGCAGGGCAACCTGCTAAAGAACGCCCGCAAGGTGTTGACCAGCCGTCCAGGCGCGGTATCCGCGAGCCTCCGAAAGCACGTGCGCATCGAACTCAGCCTCAAGGGCTTCTCGGAAGAGGGCATCGAACTGTACCTGAGGAAGCGGCATCGCGAGCCTGGGGTGGCCGACCGCCTCCTCTGCCTGCTCAGAGCCACCTCGGCCCTGCACGGTCTGTGCCACCTGCCCGTCTTCTCCTGGATGGTGTCCAAATGCCATGAGGAACTGTTGCTGCAGGGCCAGGGGTCCCCAAAGACCACCACGGATATGTACCTGCTGATCCTGGGGCACTTTCTGCTGCACGCCTCCCCACAACCCTTAGCCACCCATGGTCTGGGATCCAGCCTGATTCAGGGCAGGCTCCCCACGCTCCTGCACCTCGGCCGCCTGGCTCTCTGGGGCCTGGGCACGTGCTGCTATGTGTTCTCAGCCAAACAACTGCAGGCGGCACACGTCGACAGTGAGGACCTTTCTCTTGGCTTCCTGGTGCGCGCCAAGGGGGTTGTAGCCGGGAGTACGGCCCCCCTGGAATTCCTGCATATCACCTTCCAGTGCTTTTTTGCTGCATTCTACCTCGCCCTCAGTGCAGACACCCCGCCATCCTCGCTCAGACATCTCTTCCAAGGTCACAGGCCTGGAAGTTCGCCGCTGGCCAGGGTGCTGCCCAAATTATTCCTGCGGGGCTCGCGATGCAAAGAGGGCAGTGTGGCCGCTTTGCTGCAGGGGGCCGAGTCACACAACCTCCAGATCACAGGGGCCTTCCTGGTGGGGCTGTTGTCCCAGGAGCACCGGAGCTTGCTGGCCGAGTGCCAGGCCTCTGAGACGGCCCTGCTCCGGCGCCGGGACTGTGTCCAGAGGTGTCTGACCCGCAGCCTCCGCGAGCACTTCCgctccatcccaccctctgtgCCTGGTGAGGCCAAGAGCATGCACGCCCTGCCCGGCTTCCTCTGGCTCATCCGGAGCCTGTACGAGATGCAGGAGGAGCGGCTGGCACGGGAGGCTGCGCGCAGGTTGAACGTTGGGCACCTCAAGCTGACCTTCTGCAGTGTGGGCCCGGCCGAGTGTGCCGCCCTGGCCTTCGTGCTGCGCCACCTCCGGCGGCCTGTGGCCCTGCAGCTGGACCACAACTCTGTGGGCGACATCGGCGTGGAGCAGCTGCTGCCTTGCCTGGGCGTCTGCAAAGCTCTTTA CTTGCGAGATAACAACATCTCAGACCGAGGCATCTGCAAGCTGGTTGAACATGCTCTTCACTGTGAGCAGCTGCAGAAGTTAGC TCTGTTCAACAACAAATTGACCGACGGCTGTGCACACTCCATGGCCAGGCTCCTTGCGTGCAAGCAGAACTTCTTGGCTTTGAG gagacgtggctcCCGCCCCTCTGTTGGGAAGGACTCCTGGAGTAGGCTATGGCTatctactccagaattcttgcctggaaaattccgtggacagaggagtctgctacagtctgtgggatcgcaaagagttggacaggactga